Proteins from one Impatiens glandulifera chromosome 2, dImpGla2.1, whole genome shotgun sequence genomic window:
- the LOC124926614 gene encoding BAG family molecular chaperone regulator 4-like translates to MDQRPYPNAGGMKEHDDGLAWEMRPGSMLVQKESVYGQPTVKINVSHGAQQFDFSVPSFSTFGDLKNLIAIKTGLDPEIQKLFFRGHEKEDNEHLQNAGVKDNAKLLLVEEKPIRESNLEVQFNPEPTNPTIEDITQQMSVLKAPSSEDKKPEESQKSELSRASVAIAEVRSEVDKLAEQVAALEEVINCDNKVEDKQFMVLTEFLMRQLLKLDSIEAEGEEKLQRKTEVRRIQNLEDKLDSLKERNRKSSFSHSSDTNSNTFSITTNWETFDSGMGSLVPPS, encoded by the exons ATGGATCAACGGCCGTATCCTAACGCCGGAGGGATGAAAGAACACGATGATGGACTCGCTTGGGAGATGAGGCCCGGCAGTATGCTTGTTCAAAAGGAATCTGTATACGGTCAGCCCACCGTGAAAATCAATGTCTCTCATGGCGCTCAACAGTTTGATTTCTCCGTCCCTTCTTTCTCCACCTTTG gggatttgaaaaatcttattGCCATTAAAACGGGTTTGGATCCAGAGATACAAAAGTTGTTCTTCAGAGGACATGAGAAAGAGGACAATGAGCATTTACAAAATGCAGGAGTCAAGGACAATGCTAAGTTGTTACTCGTCGAAGAGAAACCAATAAGAGAAAGCAATCTTGAAGTTCAATTTAATCCCGAGCCAACAAATCCAACAATCGAAGACATTACACAACAG ATGTCTGTTCTCAAAGCACCATCCAGTGAAGATAAGAAACCCGAAGAATCCCAGAAGTCAGAGTTATCTCGAGCTTCTGTAGCCATAGCTGAAGTTAGATCAGAGGTTGATAAGCTTGCAGAACAG GTTGCTGCTCTTGAAGAAGtcataaattgtgataataaagTCGAAGACAAACAATTCATGGTATTAACCGAGTTTCTGATGAGGCAATTATTGAAGTTGGACAGCATAGAAGCTGAAGGGGAAGAAAAGTTGCAGCGGAAGACAGAG GTGCGTCGAATCCAAAACTTGGAGGATAAGTTGGACAGTTTGAAGGAAAGAAATCGTAAATCTTCATTCAGTCATAGTAGTGACACAAACAGCAATACCTTCTCCATAACTACGAATTGGGAGACATTTGATTCTGGAATGGGAAGCCTAGTCCCACCGTCCTAA